A stretch of DNA from Paenibacillus sp. FSL W8-0186:
GAAGGCAGCCTGAAGCGGCTGCAGCGCGAGCGCATCGACCTGTACCAGATTCACTGTCCGCCGCTTGCGGTGCTGAAGGATGGCAAGGTGTTCGAGGTGCTGGACAAGCTGAAGGCGGAAGGCAAAATCCGCCACTACGGCGTTAGCGTAGAGACGGTGGAGGAAGGATTGTTCTGTCTGAGCGTACCCGGCGTTAAAGCCCTTCAGGTCATCTTTAACATATTCCGCCAGAAGCCGGCGGAGCAATTATTTATGGAAGCCAGGGCGGCGGGAGTCGGCATTCTGGCGAGATTGCCGCTGGCGAGCGGTCTCCTGACAGGTAAATTTACAAAGGATACGAAGTTTAGCGAGGACGACCACCGGAATTTCAATGCGAACGGGGAGCAATTCAATGTAGGCGAGACATTTGCGGGTCTGCCTTTCGCTAAAGGCGTGGAGCTGGCTTCCCAGCTGTCCTGGATTGCGGAAGGACGCGGGGATATGGCCCGGGCTTCCATGCGCTGGATTCTCGATCACCCGGAAGTTACCTGCGTCATTCCAGGCTTCAAGAATGTCCGTCAAGTGGAGGACAACCTGGGAACGCTGCAGGTTCCGGCGTTCGGACCCGAGGAGCTGGAGCGCCTTCAAGCATTTTACC
This window harbors:
- a CDS encoding aldo/keto reductase, translated to MNYRQLGDTELRVSELSFGTWAIGGSWGHSDDQEALRGLATAMEQGVNFFDTADVYGSGHAEELLAKATKGKEDEIHIATKFCRAGDIHDLNTYSEESVRAYCEGSLKRLQRERIDLYQIHCPPLAVLKDGKVFEVLDKLKAEGKIRHYGVSVETVEEGLFCLSVPGVKALQVIFNIFRQKPAEQLFMEARAAGVGILARLPLASGLLTGKFTKDTKFSEDDHRNFNANGEQFNVGETFAGLPFAKGVELASQLSWIAEGRGDMARASMRWILDHPEVTCVIPGFKNVRQVEDNLGTLQVPAFGPEELERLQAFYRSEVAQHIRGAY